Proteins encoded together in one Triticum dicoccoides isolate Atlit2015 ecotype Zavitan chromosome 7B, WEW_v2.0, whole genome shotgun sequence window:
- the LOC119339666 gene encoding putative disease resistance protein RGA3, whose product MSLPFDPVAQAVGAATWLVGVVAERLIGDGVGAWAARYGLEEEASRLRAELRRANLVLGAARAGAAGKKIGNEQLAEPIAAVRRLAADARNLLDELDYLEIHDKIKDKDHTACSSKTQSFIRFAYGFANQASRCISSTVKLNTKVPGMHKEDGPSTNKRKVERHDIMSGMKRMKLADPDNQMTPEKKIQGDTIPEEIPERKLSKKDISQRIANIVVQLHDICEDVRKALKQEKLDEISRVSQNKSSYSREEGACFVETKVFAREHEKNQIEKCITDSAASKEKLLVLPIIGTGGVGKTTLARTVYNDPDVEASFAIRMWIYVSVNFDEVKLTEQILDCISDGRHKNSAKNFSTLQDGIKKFLTKRFLLVLDDMWEDDERRWNKLLAPLRCTEITGNVVLVTTRELSVAKTTSTLEQCIKLGGLKEDVFWLFFKRCIFGDENYQGRKKLQNIGKEIVTRLSGNPLAAKSVGTLLKRRLEEKYWQRILDGDEWKLQGGNGSILPALMLSYNHLPYHLQRLFSYCAVFPKGYKFHKEQLVCIWIALGFVVEERKRLEDTGSDYFDELVDRSFFEKLEEPHEYYLMHDLIHHVAQSVLLDECLTMDGSGPLAVSPSPSHVSIWTESEYKTQQNGETERNETFEKRLTAIQKYDILRSLDSVMLVGPYDENVSVIFTQILRQLQYVRVLRVSATLSSADIWQLSISKLIHLRYLELWFTSDTPKPLSEALCGLYHLQVLDVSHWGGLDGLPRRMSNLVNLRYLLVPESSVPLHLHSKIARVGELKFLQELKEYRVQIESGFEISQLENLNDIRGSLRIFNLEKVTEKDEAYRARIKDKKHLRTLWLSWEITSADPSFSKEVLESLEPHDRLEHLHIINYIGATPSWLGQSFSLNNLESLYLQDCTGMEILPPFDELPFLEKLSFVGMCSLKEVNFGTTDRSTQSSQGLMTDLDDSSLVELELSKCSSLASVRLLSCRALEKLSIVDCVLLASVDGLQSLDQLKYCDIKECPCLENQFQGIVNI is encoded by the exons ATGTCGCTCCCGTTTGACCCCGTTGCTCAGGCCGTCGGCGCGGCGACATGGCTGGTCGGCGTCGTGGCCGAGAGGCTCATCGGCGACGGCGTCGGTGCGTGGGCCGCCCGCTACGGCCTTGAAGAGGAGGCCTCGCGCCTCAGGGCCGAGCTGCGGCGCGCCAACCTCGTCCTCGGCGCGGCGCGGGCGGGGGCGGCCGGCAAGAAGATCGGGAACGAGCAGCTGGCGGAGCCGATTGCGGCCGTGCGGCGCCTGGCTGCGGACGCGCGCAACCTCCTCGACGAGCTCGACTACCTGGAGATACACGACAAG ATCAAAGATAAGGACCACACCGCATGTTCGTCGAAGACGCAATCTTTTATTCGATTTGCATATGGTTTTGCTAATCAGGCGAGTAGATGCATATCGTCCACGGTGAAACTCAATACAAAAGTTCCTGGCATGCATAAAGAGGATGGTCCTTCGACAAACAAAAGAAAAGTTGAGCGTCATGATATCATGAGTGGAATGAAAAGAATGAAGCTTGCTGATCCAGATAACCAAATGACTCCAGAGAAGAAGATTCAAGGGGACACAATTCCAGAAGAAATACCAGAGAGGAAACTCAGTAAAAAAGACATATCACAGAGAATAGCAAATATTGTGGTCCAGCTACATGACATCTGTGAGGATGTTCGTAAGGCTCTCAAGCAAGAGAAACTTGACGAAATTTCCCGAGTGTCTCAAAACAAAAGTTCCTACTCGCGTGAAGAAGGGGCCTGCTTTGTTGAAACTAAAGTCTTTGCAAGGGAACACGAGAAGAACCAGATCGAAAAATGTATCACTGATAGCGCAGCAAGTAAAGAGAAGCTTTTGGTTCTTCCTATTATTGGTACTGGAGGTGTTGGAAAGACGACACTTGCTCGAACAGTGTATAATGACCCAGATGTTGAAGCTAGCTTTGCTATCAGGATGTGGATTTATGTATCCGTTAACTTCGATGAAGTCAAGCTCACAGAACAGATTCTGGACTGCATTTCAGATGGGAGGCATAAAAATTCAGCTAAGAATTTCAGTACACTCCAAGATGGTATCAAGAAATTTTTGACAAAAAGATTCCTACTTGTTCTGGATGATATGTGGGAAGATGACGAGAGACGCTGGAACAAGCTATTGGCTCCACTAAGATGTACCGAAATCACAGGAAATGTGGTTTTGGTGACTACTCGAGAACTATCAGTTGCCAAAACGACGAGCACATTGGAGCAGTGCATTAAGTTGGGTGGTTTAAAAGAAGATGTGTTttggcttttcttcaaaagatgtaTATTTGGTGATGAAAACTATCAAGGCCGAAAAAAGCTCCAGAATATTGGAAAGGAGATAGTCACTAGGTTAAGCGGAAACCCATTGGCAGCAAAAAGTGTTGGCACACTGTTGAAAAGAAGGCTTGAAGAGAAGTACTGGCAGAGAATTTTAGATGGTGATGAATGGAAACTACAAGGAGGCAATGGTAGCATCTTGCCAGCACTCATGTTAAGTTACAATCACCTTCCCTACCACCTTCAGAGATTGTTCTCTTACTGTGCTGTATTTCCGAAGGGCTACAAGTTTCACAAGGAACAGTTGGTATGTATTTGGATTGCTCTTGGGTTTGTTGTCGAGGAGAGAAAGAGACTAGAAGATACTGGAAGCGACTATTTTGACGAGTTGGTAGACAGGAGCTTCTTTGAAAAACTGGAAGAGCCACATGAATACTATCTCATGCATGATTTAATTCATCATGTAGCACAGAGTGTCTTACTAGATGAATGTCTCACCATGGACGGCTCAGGTCCACTAGCAGTCTCCCCATCTCCTAGTCATGTCAGCATCTGGACCGAATCAGAATACAAGACGCAACAAAACGGTGAAACAGAACGTAACGAAACCTTTGAAAAAAGGTTAACTGCCATTCAAAAATATGATATCTTAAGAAGCTTGGACAGTGTAATGCTAGTTGGTCCATATGATGAGAATGTTTCTGTAATTTTTACGCAGATTCTCAGGCAACTACAGTATGTTCGAGTGCTTCGGGTATCAGCAACACTCTCTAGTGCTGACATTTGGCAACTCAGTATTTCAAAGCTCATCCATCTTCGCTATCTAGAGCTGTGGTTCACCAGCGACACTCCCAAACCTTTGTCTGAGGCTCTGTGTGGACTTTACCACCTGCAGGTACTCGACGTAAGTCACTGGGGTGGTCTGGATGGTTTGCCAAGACGCATGAGTAATCTTGTAAATCTGCGATACCTTCTTGTTCCGGAGTCGTCGGTGCCATTGCACTTGCACTCAAAGATAGCAAGAGTTGGTGAACTGAAGTTTCTGCAAGAACTGAAAGAATACCGTGTCCAAATAGAGAGTGGCTTTGAGATTTCACAGCTGGAGAACCTGAATGACATCAGAGGATCACTTAGAATCTTCAATCTTGAAAAGGTCACAGAAAAGGACGAGGCTTACCGTGCAAGGATTAAAGATAAAAAGCATTTGAGGACTCTGTGGCTGTCATGGGAAATAACGAGCGCTGATCCTTCGTTTTCGAAGGAAGTACTGGAGAGTCTTGAACCACATGACCGTCTTGAGCATCTTCATATCATAAATTACATAGGTGCCACTCCATCCTGGTTGGGTCAGAGTTTCTCCCTCAACAATTTAGAAAGTCTATATCTTCAGGATTGTACAGGAATGGAGATCCTACCACCCTTCGATGAATTGCCTTTTTTGGAGAAGCTATCCTTTGTTGGCATGTGTTCACTGAAGGAGGTCAATTTTGGAACTACAGACAGAAGTACTCAATCCTCTCAGGGTCTCATGACAGATTTGGATGACTCTTCCCTTGTTGAACTCGAACTGTCTAAGTGTTCGTCCTTAGCATCGGTGAGGCTGCTTTCCTGCAGGGCATTGGAAAAGTTGAGCATCGTGGACTGTGTGCTGCTAGCTTCTGTAGATGGCCTGCAGTCACTTGACCAACTGAAGTACTGCGACATCAAAGAATGCCCTTGTTTGGAAAATCAGTTCCAGGGAATAGTAAACATCTAA
- the LOC119339667 gene encoding putative disease resistance protein RGA3, which translates to MDTAAQAIVPATCALQAWSARAGIAREVEGLMAALDGARRTLDDAASGGELQNRSLHGFLLKDFRREVFRADTLLDELDYHRIREEELGAINEYNLMDQLNNTSIIDPSLSLDPSKLQLVDKKNHTGIVDQSSALDPSKLQLVVYSPDDTYSVPPWMKLDKNEILYRISDSVNQLSEMQHDARKALKLEELDSLALGMGSPDTDFRETTPAVIEPRIYGRDKEQSHIINTLVCSETKDEGISVFAIVGNGGVGKTTLARLVYNDAIIAQHFVLRLWIYVSVTFDEVKLTHDLLECLYGDRFEGIKELSKLQKFVEDGVKSKRLLLVMDDIWEDHDQSRWDTFLAPLRSAEVKGNKVLVTTRKFSIAKMTGTKDEIKLDGLTEEDFWALFKECSFGNRKEQLKLVYIGRQIAAKLKGYPLAAKTVGTLLRKKLDVEHWRKILDSTEWKFQESNEDIIPALRISYNHLPFLLQPCFSYCSLFPKNYHFNAEQLVNIWIAHGLVRPKESKRIEDVGRDYFNELVDCGFIQYEPTGLSYIMHDLIHDLAQMVSSDECFTIDALGSRETPKFVRHVSVVTESAYRPKGDGSMAPNESFRQEFVEAIGAFQPKNVSTIMLIGRYDSNFSEAFRDKFDEFRAIRVLKLEMMFDDLSSLICNPAAFIHLRYLELRAAYATSNLQLPESICRLYHLEVLDINIIHNFGSHMELPRGFSDLVNLRHFLAFENLHEKIAGVGKLKFLQELKAFKVSKNKEFSIDQLSTLSELRGSLKIYDLGNVESKMEAMMARLEDKVYLTDLHLSWDKMQGNAASHTVVLEGFKPPTSLRCLRVDGHRGATPKWLTTDFTLTSLQSLHLEHCLDWEDIPPIAKMPFLRELHLVRMFKIKKLVIGTLEVLELRELPRLTDCTILDEDYSSKSIRVLEIMACFHLKKLPFLQNSGGLENEQRLSNLHRVHIHDWLGSGDLPALPVSRILTDLDISNPGSVRPMSFRLKPAVGSDGLTLTIGGHTNLSSLDEKVLAFNNLTALVEIEITSSPDLSYLAWNSLQQLISLRRFTLSSCPKVFSSFKTGYMLPPSLEDLNLSRCDITGNQLSRVLANLPNLSSLKIAYCHKITSLAVGLSSNGLDSMLEGICCIPVQCLTSIRQLHISSDMAFLSRKGLAEFSSLEKLVIKGCAELLKSMVLQAGLESDNCIILPSSLVNLMIDNLPDMLLQHSSLTSLVQLDLEHSPSLTSVYLHSCTELRTLVIKECHLLSLCEGFQALARLNTLILKYCPSMMYLGLQSCVALRHLHVEGCDALATLESLVCLPLLIELHLIKNQKLVSLKLHPHAALESLDIRECSILSSWEQLKSLRNLKRLEILDAPNFVSAWNRMAQEAEIADQQVCLPLEILHIDEPSFLTVAVCRLLASLKELRIGLPRDSHDVGSKITRFTDGQQEALQLLHSLHRLELSSLMNLQMLPSKLHLLPSLQYLIINKCESLMSLPEKGLPSSLKLLDADKCSSELYEQCKQEDFSW; encoded by the exons CCTGGATCCATCTAAACTTCAGCTTGTTGTGTACAGCCCCGACGACACATATTCTGTTCCGCCATGGATGAAGCTAGATAAGAATGAGATCTTATATAGGATATCAGACAGTGTCAATCAGCTCAGTGAGATGCAACATGACGCACGCAAGGCGCTCAAACTCGAGGAACTTGACTCCCTTGCTCTCGGAATGGGCTCTCCGGACACGGACTTCAGGGAGACAACTCCTGCTGTTATTGAACCCAGAATTTATGGGAGGGACAAGGAGCAGAGTCATATAATCAACACACTTGTGTGTAGTGAAACCAAGGATGAAGGTATATCGGTTTTCGCCATTGTCGGAAACGGTGGTGTTGGCAAGACCACCTTAGCCCGTTTGGTTTATAATGATGCTATCATTGCACAACATTTTGTACTACGGCTGTGGATCTATGTATCTGTTACTTTTGATGAGGTTAAGCTTACACATGACTTGCTAGAATGCCTGTATGGTGATAGATTTGAGGGGATTAAGGAGCTGAGCAAGCTCCAAAAGTTTGTCGAGGATGGCGTAAAGTCCAAGAGGTTACTACTTGTTATGGATGACATATGGGAAGACCATGACCAGAGTCGATGGGACACATTCCTAGCTCCACTTCGTAGCGCTGAAGTCAAGGGAAATAAGGTTTTGGTAACCACAAGGAAATTTTCTATTGCAAAAATGACGGGCACAAAGGATGAAATTAAGCTGGATGGTCTAACGGAAGAGGATTTTTGGGCTTTATTCAAGGAATGTTCATTTGGGAACAGGAAAGAGCAACTGAAGCTAGTATATATTGGGCGTCAGATAGCAGCGAAATTGAAGGGATATCCTTTGGCTGCTAAAACTGTTGGAACACTATTAAGAAAAAAGCTTGATGTTGAGCATTGGAGGAAAATTCTGGATAGCACTGAATGGAAATTTCAAGAAAGCAACGAAGACATCATACCGGCATTGAGGATTAGCTACAACCATCTGCCCTTCCTTCTTCAACCGTGCTTCTCATATTGTTCACTGTTCCCTAAGAATTACCATTTCAACGCTGAACAACTGGTGAACATATGGATTGCACACGGCCTCGTGCGTCCCAAAGAAAGCAAAAGAATAGAAGATGTAGGACGTGATTACTTCAATGAGCTCGTGGACTGTGGGTTTATTCAATACGAACCAACAGGGCTTTCTTACATCATGCATGATCTGATTCACGATCTAGCACAGATGGTTTCTTCTGATGAATGTTTTACTATAGATGCTCTAGGATCTAGAGAAACACCAAAGTTTGTTCGCCATGTTAGTGTCGTTACAGAATCAGCCTATCGTCCAAAAGGAGATGGCAGTATGGCACCTAATGAATCTTTCAGACAGGAATTTGTTGAAGCAATTGGTGCATTCCAACCTAAGAACGTGAGCACAATTATGTTGATTGGTAGATATGACTCAAACTTTTCTGAAGCATTTCGAGACAAATTCGATGAGTTCAGAGCCATTCGTGTATTAAAACTGGAAATGATGTTTGATGATTTGAGTTCTTTGATATGCAACCCTGCAGCATTTATTCATCTTCGTTATCTGGAGCTGCGTGCTGCTTATGCAACTTCAAATTTGCAGTTGCCAGAGTCCATATGTAGACTGTACCATCTAGAGGTCCTTGACATTAATATAATACATAATTTTGGATCTCATATGGAGTTACCAAGAGGGTTCAGCGATCTTGTAAACCTGCGCCACTTTCTTGCCTTTGAGAATTTACATGAGAAAATTGCTGGTGTTGGGAAACTGAAATTTCTTCAGGAGCTCAAGGCTTTCAAAGTAAGTAAGAACAAAGAATTTAGCATTGATCAATTAAGCACTCTATCGGAGCTCAGAGGATCACTGAAAATATATGACCTTGGAAATGTTGAGAGCAAAATGGAGGCTATGATGGCTAGACTTGAGGACAAGGTATACTTGACAGACTTACATTTGTCATGGGATAAAATGCAAGGAAATGCTGCTTCTCACAcagtagtacttgaaggatttaaacCACCCACAAGCCTTAGATGTCTCAGAGTTGACGGACATAGAGGTGCTACTCCCAAATGGTTAACCACAGATTTTACACTTACATCGTTGCAATCTCTTCATTTGGAGCATTGCCTGGACTGGGAAGACATTCCACCTATTGCAAAGATGCCATTCCTTAGAGAGTTGCACTTGGTTCGCATGTTTAAAATCAAAAAATTGGTGATTGGTACCCTGGAGGTGTTGGAGCTACGTGAGCTGCCTCGACTGACAGATTGCACTATCTTAGATGAAGATTACTCATCCAAAAGTATACGAGTTCTTGAAATTATGGCATGTTTTCACTTGAAGAAACTACCATTTTTGCAGAACTCCGGTGGCCTGGAGAATGAGCAACGACTATCAAATCTCCACCGAGTTCATATACATGATTGGCTAGGATCTGGAGACTTACCAGCACTCCCTGTCAGCAGAATATTAACTGATTTGGACATTTCAAATCCTGGCTCAGTTCGACCCATGTCGTTCCGTCTCAAGCCCGCAGTTGGATCAGATGGGCTCACCCTAACAATTGGTGGCCATACCAACCTAAGCAGTTTGGATGAGAAAGTGTTGGCATTCAATAATCTTACTGCTTTAGTGGAAATAGAGATTACAAGCTCACCTGATCTATCTTATCTTGCATGGAATAGCTTACAACAGCTGATATCCCTAAGAAGGTTCACATTGTCTTCTTGCCCCAAGGTATTCTCTTCATTCAAAACCGGATACATGCTCCCACCTTCACTTGAAGATCTCAACTTGTCAAGGTGCGACATTACCGGGAATCAACTATCCAGGGTGCTAGCTAATCTTCCCAATCTGTCATCCTTGAAGATAGCATACTGTCATAAGATAACATCGCTGGCGGTAGGCTTATCATCGAATGGCCTAGATTCAATGCTAGAAGGAATATGTTGTATCCCAGTCCAGTGTTTGACGAGCATACGACAGTTGCACATCTCTTCTGACATGGCTTTTTTGAGCAGGAAGGGCCTAGCAGAATTCAGTTCCCTTGAAAAACTGGTTATAAAAGGTTGTGCCGAGCTTCTTAAATCCATGGTTCTCCAAGCAGGATTAGAGTCAGACAACTGTATAATTCTTCCCTCTTCATTGGTAAATTTAATGATCGATAATTTGCCCGACATGCTATTGCAGCACTCAAGCCTCACCTCCCTTGTTCAGCTAGACTTGGAGCACAGTCCTAGTTTAACATCGGTTTACCTGCATTCATGTACAGAGTTACGAACATTGGTAATCAAAGAATGCCATTTGCTATCTTTATGTGAAGGTTTTCAGGCCCTTGCTCGACTCAACACATTGATTTTAAAGTATTGCCCAAGCATGATGTATTTGGGACTGCAGTCTTGCGTGGCACTGCGACACCTGCATGTGGAAGGTTGCGACGCGTTAGCGACACTTGAGAGTTTAGTGTGCCTTCCACTACTCATTGAATTGCATCTGATCAAGAATCAAAAATTGGTTTCTCTCAAGTTGCATCCTCATGCTGCACTGGAGAGCTTGGACATTAGAGAATGCTCTATATTGTCTTCATGGGAACAGTTGAAGTCCCTTCGAAACCTTAAACGTCTGGAAATCCTAGATGCTCCTAACTTCGTGTCAGCATGGAACCGTATGGCTCAAGAGGCTGAAATTGCCGACCAACAGGTGTGCTTACCACTTGAGATACTTCATATCGATGAACCAAGTTTTCTCACAGTAGCCGTGTGTAGGCTCCTGGCCTCTCTTAAGGAGCTCCGCATTGGCCTTCCTCGGGATTCTCACGATGTGGGCTCCAAGATTACGAGATTCACTGATGGGCAGCAGGAAGCGCTACAACTTCTGCACTCACTCCATCGTCTTGAGCTGTCGTCCTTGATGAATCTTCAGATGCTGCCCTCAAAGTTGCATCTGCTTCCGTCGTTACAGTATTTGATCATAAACAAATGTGAGAGCCTCATGTCGCTACCGGAAAAAGGTCTTCCATCTTCGCTCAAGCTTCTCGATGCCGATAAGTGTAGCTCTGAATTGTATGAACAATGCAAGCAA GAGGatttcagttggtga